From Lolium perenne isolate Kyuss_39 chromosome 5, Kyuss_2.0, whole genome shotgun sequence, a single genomic window includes:
- the LOC127303966 gene encoding uncharacterized protein gives MSRRLSSPVPVPPLENHDILEEILLRLPPQPSSLPRASLVSKSWRSIISDPRFLGRFRKHHQKQPLLGFFSGHFNKTPIFTPALDSPDRIPAARFTVPHGPGPHEYWRFMGCRHGLAVLINDYQREVIVWDPLTGQQRRVPFPLGSHNNERGSVWHWRATVLCADTKDGHVHGDCISSPFKLVLVRNGYMESFMQSFACLYESVSGVWGNIVSTVNTHEIHPICPNILVGNALYWPLWAGDSLVFDTKKQTLGVIQKPADARSITGFRSFQLLRTSDDSGLGLAVISNLCILLWKRQSQCDGVAGWVLLQKSIQLEGLFPPGEPYIYKGVRVAGYDEDSNVIVLSTYVGDFMFQLDLTRFRTISERGDCWSNKIHYPYRNFYKAVSRTMRERL, from the exons ATGAGCCGCCGCCTTTCCTCGCCGGTGCCGGTGCCCCCGCTGGAAAACCATGACATCCTGGAGgagatcctcctccgcctcccccCGCAGCCTTCCTCCCTCCCCCGAGCCTCCCTCGTAAGCAAGAGCTGGCGAAGCATCATCTCCGACCCTCGATTCCTCGGCCGCTTCCGCAAGCACCACCAGAAACAGCCTTTGCTCGGCTTCTTCTCAGGGCATTTTAACAAAACACCCATCTTCACTCCGGCCCTTGACTCGCCTGACCGCATCCCTGCCGCCCGCTTCACCGTGCCGCACGGTCCTGGCCCCCATGAGTACTGGCGCTTCATGGGATGCCGCCACGGCCTCGCCGTCCTGATCAATGACTATCAGCGCGAGGTCATCGTGTGGGATCCTCTCACCGGGCAGCAGCGCCGCGTGCCTTTTCCGCTAGGCTCCCACAACAACGAAAGGGGGAGTGTGTGGCATTGGCGCGCCACGGTGCTGTGCGCTGACACCAAAGATGGGCATGTTCATGGTGATTGCATCTCAAGCCCGTTTAAATTGGTGTTGGTGCGCAATGGATACATGGAATCGTTCATGCAATCGTTCGCCTGCCTCTATGAATCGGTGTCTGGTGTATGGGGAAATATTGTCTCAACAGTGAACACTCATGAGATTCATCCAATATGTCCCAACATCCTTGTCGGGAATGCGCTTTACTGGCCGCTTTGGGCAGGTGATAGCCTCGTGTTTGATACTAAAAAACAAACCCTTGGTGTGATCCAGAAACCGGCAGACGCTCGTAGTATTACCGGCTTCCGGTCCTTTCAGCTCTTGCGGACAAGTGATGATAGTGGCCTTGGCCTTGCAGTGATATCGAACTTGTGCATCCTGTTATGGAAGAGACAATCACAATGCGATGGTGTTGCCGGATGGGTCCTGCTGCAGAAATCCATTCAACTAGAGGGCCTTTTCCCACCGGGAGAACCTTACATCTACAAGGGGGTGAGGGTGGCAGGGTATGATGAAGACTCAAATGTGATTGTTCTCTCTACATATGTTGGAGACTTCATGTTCCAACTTGACTTGACACGGTTTAGAACTATTTCTGAAAGAGGAGATTGCTGGAGCAACAAGATCCATTATCCGTACAGAAATTTCTATAAAGCAG TTAGCCGCACCATGCGGGAAAggctatag